A single region of the Xiphias gladius isolate SHS-SW01 ecotype Sanya breed wild chromosome 17, ASM1685928v1, whole genome shotgun sequence genome encodes:
- the mogat3b gene encoding 2-acylglycerol O-acyltransferase 3b, whose amino-acid sequence MTKEKTKWKEFLEAISVFQWVLSFLFLGVACYILIVYLMFTSWWLLSTLYFIWLVMDWQTPERGGRRTSAVRKWRVWEHFRDFFPIKLVKTAELNPNKNYILGCHPHGIMCTGAFTCFCTDSCGFAEAFPGVRPSLAILAGLFRIPLLREYIMSAGICPVSKPSLVHLLSKCGKGNAVVIVIGGAAESLASSPGVNTVVVEQRKGFVKVALEFGADLVPVYSFGENEIFKQVIFSEGSLCRRLQDLFKNIIGFAPCLFVGECLAFLPYRTPVTTIVGSPISVPKRVTPTEEEVDHYHRLYMEALSKLFHEHKVSCGLSESHKLRII is encoded by the exons ATGACTAAAGAAAAAACGAAGTGGAAGGAGTTTTTAGAGGCAATAAGTGTTTTCCAATGGGTACTAAGCTTTCTCTTCTTAG GAGTGGCTTGTTACATCCTGATCGTGTATCTAATGTTTACCTCGTGGTGGCTGCTCTCCACTCTGTACTTCATATGGCTGGTGATGGACTGGCAAACTCCTGAAAGAG GGGGCAGGAGAACATCAGCTGTGAGGAAGTGGAGGGTATGGGAGCACTTTAGAGACTTTTTCCCGATcaaa TTGGTGAAGACAGCTGAGTTGAACCCAAACAAAAACTACATCTTAGGCTGTCATCCACATGGTATCATGTGCACTGGAGCCTTTACCTGCTTCTGCACAGACAGCTGTGGCTTCGCTGAGGCATTTCCTGGGGTGCGACCCTCCCTGGCGATACTGGCCGGACTCTTCAGGATACCACTCTTAAGGGAGTACATAATGAGTGCAG GCATTTGTCCAGTCAGCAAACCAAGCCTTGTCCACCTTCTTTCAAAATGTGGCAAGGGAAATGCAGTGGTGATTGTGATAGGGGGCGCTGCTGAGTCTCTGGCGTCTTCTCCTGGAGTTAACACAGTGGTTGTGGAGCAGAGAAAGGGATTCGTCAAGGTGGCGCTCGAGTTTGG GGCTGATTTGGTGCCTGTTTACTCATTCGGGGAGAATGAGATCTTTAAGCAGGTGATTTTCTCAGAGGGCAGTCTATGTCGCAGGTTACaggacctttttaaaaacattatcgGTTTCGCCCCGTGTCTATTTGTTGGTGAGTGCTTGGCATTCCTGCCCTACAGGACTCCAGTTACCACCATTG TGGGAAGTCCCATCTCAGTCCCAAAGCGTGTCACACCTACTGAGGAGGAGGTCGACCACTATCACAGACTTTACATGGAGGCCCTGTCCAAGTTATTCCATGAACACAAGGTCAGCTGTGGACTTTCTGAGAGTCACAAGCTTCGGATTATTTAG